The following proteins come from a genomic window of Brachyspira pilosicoli:
- a CDS encoding aldolase catalytic domain-containing protein: MKNIKILDCTLRDGGYINNWLFGENTIKDIIYNLINANIDYIEIGFLQNNIKYNKNQTLFNDINKLKDFVSLNKNSKLSSMIVYGKYPINSISQKSILDIIRVTFKKNEIDEAILFLKEIKNKGYEIFANPTNIDTYSDYELLSLIDKINNLKPFGFSIVDTNGVLHEKDIIRLFFLIDNNLEKDISICFHSHNNLQLSFSNALALLKLHHNRNLIIDSSVFGMGRGAGNLNTELLTQYLNENYNKNYNILPILNIIDKHLNKIFNRTPWGYSVPYYLAAINKCHPNYASYLINMQSLNINSINKIISDIPKNQRAIFNKELIKELYLNHQKHYIDDSDNLIKIKKLLSNKKLLLLAPGQSLIHEKNNIYNFIDKNNPLIISINFIPKDFESDIIFITNKKRFENIDNINIPYIITSNIKNTIDNSNDKEIILNYNDYVNESQMFDNAALMLLKLLIKLEIKEVNIAGLDGFTNIAANNYVSEDLINNAKLNEFDDRNKVMSDELQSLSKNIKLNFITKTLYQTRPDQTRPDLIFNATIAYLFILIQKTKNYNLHCNIKLQCRFFIA; this comes from the coding sequence ATGAAAAATATAAAAATACTTGATTGTACTTTAAGAGATGGCGGTTATATTAATAACTGGCTATTTGGAGAAAATACCATAAAAGATATTATATATAATTTAATAAATGCTAATATAGATTATATAGAAATAGGATTTCTACAAAATAATATTAAATATAATAAAAACCAAACATTATTTAATGATATTAATAAATTAAAAGATTTTGTATCATTAAATAAGAATTCAAAATTATCTTCAATGATAGTATATGGAAAATATCCAATTAATAGTATATCTCAAAAATCTATATTAGATATTATAAGAGTTACTTTTAAAAAAAATGAAATCGATGAAGCTATATTATTTTTAAAAGAAATAAAAAATAAAGGATATGAAATATTTGCTAATCCAACAAATATAGATACTTATTCAGATTATGAATTATTATCACTAATAGACAAAATTAATAATTTAAAGCCCTTTGGATTTTCAATTGTTGATACAAATGGTGTATTACATGAAAAGGATATTATAAGATTATTTTTCTTAATTGATAATAATTTAGAAAAAGATATATCTATATGTTTTCACTCTCATAACAATTTACAGTTATCATTTTCTAATGCTTTGGCATTATTAAAATTGCATCATAACAGAAATTTAATAATAGATTCTTCTGTATTTGGTATGGGTAGAGGAGCTGGTAATTTAAATACTGAACTTCTCACTCAATATTTAAATGAAAATTATAACAAAAACTATAATATATTACCTATATTAAATATTATAGATAAACATTTAAATAAAATTTTTAATAGAACTCCTTGGGGATATTCAGTTCCGTATTATTTAGCTGCTATTAATAAATGTCATCCTAATTATGCATCATATTTAATTAATATGCAAAGTTTAAATATTAATTCAATTAACAAAATAATTAGTGATATACCTAAAAATCAAAGAGCTATATTTAATAAAGAGTTAATAAAAGAATTATATTTAAATCATCAAAAACATTATATAGATGATTCTGATAATCTAATAAAAATAAAGAAATTATTATCAAATAAAAAGCTTTTATTATTAGCACCAGGGCAATCTTTAATACATGAAAAAAACAATATATATAATTTTATAGATAAAAATAATCCATTAATAATATCTATTAACTTTATACCTAAAGATTTTGAGTCTGATATTATTTTTATTACTAATAAAAAAAGATTTGAAAATATTGATAATATAAATATTCCGTATATAATAACTTCAAATATAAAAAATACAATAGATAATTCTAATGATAAAGAAATTATATTAAATTATAATGATTATGTAAATGAATCACAGATGTTCGATAATGCAGCATTGATGTTATTAAAATTATTAATAAAATTAGAAATAAAAGAGGTAAATATTGCTGGTTTAGACGGATTTACTAATATAGCAGCAAATAATTATGTATCAGAAGACTTAATAAATAATGCTAAACTTAATGAATTTGATGATAGAAATAAAGTAATGTCTGATGAACTGCAATCATTATCTAAAAACATAAAACTTAATTTTATTACAAAAACTTTATACCAGACCAGACCAGACCAGACCAGACCAGACCTAATATTCAATGCTACGATTGCATATTTATTTATATTAATACAAAAAACCAAAAATTACAACCTACATTGCAATATAAAATTGCAGTGTAGGTTTTTTATTGCATAA